A region of the Clavelina lepadiformis chromosome 9, kaClaLepa1.1, whole genome shotgun sequence genome:
GTTCCATTAATAGAGCATTTGTCGCAGGAATATTTTTGCAGCACCTGCAAAAAGGAATAAAAGgattaatacaaatttttgtgttttacgAGAAAGTGAAGATAatcaattttaagcaaaatatgaagaaataaaatcgAGATTAAGTGTTACCCTGCTCACAGttatagtaaaatatgtacaatttaACACATTAAGCTTGAgtgatgatgaaaacaactcggttaaaatgtttaatcacataatttaaaacgtttttggaATTGGACTTTATTCAGACCccgattggaaagtttgctgttcttgggtgagaaatccccTGTGCTACATTATGAAAGAATAGCCATTGTACGCCCAATTAATTATATTCCTCCCCCGCGTTCACATTCAAATACTGAGTGAGTTTTTACTGGATTGACGATGATGGTCACTTCTCTCCTGTCACTCTGTCAGCTCATCTTATaacaaaaatcgtccatggatgCTTTTTAAGCCCATCCCaaaaccgtccatggacgtttTTCCAATGTccattatttaattttaaacctaGATCCCAAAACCCTTAAATGGACGTTTATCCAAAATACATCATTTAAGTCTATCCCAAAACCCATGGACGTCTTTGCATGTCCCATCATTTCTGCATATGACCCCAAAACTGTCCATGCTTGGATGCtgacatcatatccactatttaagcctatcccataactgTCCGTGGACACTTTCATCATattcgctatttaagcttatcctaaaatcgtccatggacgctttttAAGCCTATCTCAAAACAGTCCAAGGACGCTTTTTAAGCCTATctcaaaacagtccatggacactttttAAGCCTATCTCGTAACAGTCCAAGGACGCTTTTTAAGCCTATCTCAAAACAGTCCATGAACACTAGCCTACATCAtgtccactatttaagcctatcccataactgtccatggacgctttttAAGCCTATCTCGtaacagtccatggacactagcctacatcatatccactatttaagcctatcccataactgtccatggacactttcatcatattcgctatttaagcttatcctaaaatcgtccatggacactttcatcatatgcactatttaagcttatcctaaaacagtccatggacacttcaTCAAATCCACTATTTCAGCCTATCCCAAaaccgtccatggacacttCCATCATATGCactatttaagcttatcctaaaatcgtccatggacggttttCTCCtcatatccgctatttaaagttatcctaaaatcgtccatggacgcttacgcaaaaatcgtccattttcaagtgtccatggacgatctcgaaaccactgctttaaacttatcctaaaaaccacccatggacgctttgttgcaaaacaactgatttaagcctatttcaacaaccgtccatggacgattaaGGGAAAACGTCGGTTTTGCgtaaaagcgtccatggacgcttacgcaaaaatcgtccattttcaaccgtccatggacgatccgcgGATTGCGTCGTGTCCAGGTTTTACCCAGTCCCCATTTTTGAACCCAACAATATGGTCTAATTCAGGTTGGgaatatatttcatttaaagtGTTAGGGTCCTAGAGATAGACTTGAAATGATTTTGGGGAAAAGCTCTAACAGTTCACTTTGGGAACACGCGTTGAATTGCAGGGAACTTAGTGAGCAGGAATGGCAGTGCCATGGTATGTTATCAGGTTCATTATTTAGAAAGGATGTAAGTTGCTACATTTCAAATGGATCTGGTTAATGCTGGTTAAACAAGTTACAGACAATCAAGGAAGcactgtatatattttgtatacaGATGGTTTTTCTATTGTTTGCCAGATTTAATGTTCACTCCAAACACCGTAGACATATAGTTAGTTCTTTAACACATTGATAGCGGTTGTAACATGAAGGAAAACACTTGattgataaatattttcctCCTCTTGACTCTATTGTTCCTTCTGTGCAGTCAGAGTTCCCAAACCTTTGCTTCCAAGTTAAAGTTTCTGTTTCTCTTTAATAATGTGGCCATCTCGACCTGACTACAGAGTTGTTTGCAGAACATCGAGAAGTGAGATTTTATGTTAGGTTTCATTTTTGATCAGTTCTTATCTGACCTGAAAACATCCCAGTGATGTCACACAAAGAAGAAGTTCTCTCAGCCCCAGAGGAATTTCCATTCCCCTTCGAACCTTACTCGATTCAAAAgcagtttatgacgtcattatacaGCGCTATTGAAGAGAGGAAGATTGGCATTTTTGAAAGCCCAACAGgtgaatgttttgtttttttcattgtttgtatttttaaagtttctaAATTCATGAGACTGTTGTAGAATGTTATGTCATAATGCAGGTGGCTTTACCAAACTTCATTAAAGTTGGTGAATTCCTGTGTTCATAAAACAATTGTTCGTTAAGCAGCGCCATCTAGTGGTCAGTCCTGCTATGCCttgtttaattatttcaaataataccacaagttttgaaaagtttgtaacGGTTCAATCACTTTAAGTAGTTTTTATTCAGTTCGTTTTTTGTTGACATTATAATGCATCAAGGTCTCTAAGTGGTTGGCCTTGTGACATTCATTCTCATCACTCCAGTCTGTTTATGGTTAAACTATTAGCATGTCCATGTTTTATGTTTGATGAAAAGGTCTCTAATTAAGGTttgaagattttaaaaataattacaccGACAtcgaaagaaaaattttaaattttgcaatttcttataacaaagtgcattgtgaagtAATAATTGATAAGGACGGAGCAATTTTAAGGACAAATGATCATGGTAATATGGCGATTTATGCATCAAATCGGTTTCGAGCTGGTCTTGCTTGACATTCTTTAACTGCTTCAATGGACGTTTCTACAGTTGGCAGCTTCTCACAAGATACTAAATGAACAAAACACAATTAATCGAAAACTCATGCATCCAAAAAGACTTTAGGGCACTCGACAGgtcatgcaaaaagttttccCGGTACTTCTGgtgcaaacaacaacaatcttAGATTccaagttgttaattatttatagatatttttgataatttgTAAAACTTGAATGAAAGGGACTGGGAAGTCGTTGTCGTTGATCTGTGGGAGTCTGACTTGGTTGAAGGATCATGAGGAAAGAGAGGAAAGAAGGATTGATGCAATCCTATCTTCAGGAGGGCGAGAGGTGATTCATTGACTTTGGTTATCGCCTGCTTCAGTGTCAAAGATGCTTCCTAGATTGTGGATAAATCATTTCTCCACCATTCATTAATCTTCAGTCGGCGTCTTCCTCGAACCTTGAGAAAACTGGAGAAGATGAACCCCTCTGGGTGAAAGAATTTGcggaaaaaaataaaatttctgctGAGATTAAACTTGCACGCTCgatgaaagaaagaaaaaccaGAAGTGAAAAAGAGATGAAAATGAtgcagaaaaatttgaaagaaagCAAAAAGCAACATGGAATCAAATATGGAAAGAGAAAAGTATAATTCTTAATGTCaatctaaaaattaaatttatgagTTATTACACCCGTAAATAATGCTTCAAGGTAGTTTGAATCTGCTTTCGTTGCTTTTTAACTAAATTGAGCATTTACAGTTACGTGTTGGTGGAATTCATAGttgcattaaacatttctgTAATTGACTCTTTCCCaattctttgaaaaaaaatttgattttttaaagttggAGTCCAACAATGATGATGAAGTTCTTGCTCTGATGAAGCAAGCCAGGATGGAACTGGAGAAGAAGGACCTCGGATGCGAAGGTTGCCGTCGTctttgtcacaaaatgttttaaaagtcaAATAGAGTTCAACCTCAGCATTTTTCTTGGATTGTTTCGATCTACCTCGATGTTatctattaaaaatttttaattgttacatcacagaaGGAGTAGATGAGATGTATGCTCTTGATGAGTATGAGAGTGATGAAGACCCAGAGAGCAATAAAAGTAACAAAGAAGAGGAGCAAGAAGAGGAGCAAGATGGAGTGACAAGAGTGAgataaatttcaagttttagTAATTTCATGATTTACTCAAAGCGAACAGAAGTTCTTAAACaatttttggaatttaaaacaaaataatattgaataaaaatgaagatttGTTTCCAGATATACTTTTGTAGCCGCACACATTCCCAACTCACCCAGTTCATCCATGAGTTGAAAAAGTCCCCCTATGGAAAGACATGCTTCAGCGATTTTCCTCTCAGCGTTGTTTCTTTAGCTTCACGGAAATCTTTCTGCATCAATGAAGATgtgaaaaaacttttctctATTCAGCAAGTGGGTAATAATTCATACAACTGGAAAATGctatttttgtctattttgCCAAATGctagttttgttttgtgaaagtttttttaaaaaatctggGTCTGTCAACGCAATGCAGTGTAAGCCGGTTAAGTTAACTTTGCTTGATCCAATGTTTCGGAGAACTTGAACAACTTCGTTGACCGCGGCAAAACACGTTGTTTATCACAGCATCTTAACTACTCATGGCAACTCGAAGGCGCTTTTTATGCCAAAACTTACCcgaaaatgtcaaaataagTTGTTGACTGGTCAATATATCAATGCTAATTGCTGGTGTTCTGTGACTTCTTGTCATTGTGATGGAAATGCAACTTTTAACTGGacttaaattatttatcaacTAAAAATAATGCTTAAAAACGATAGTTTAGTGGAGAGGTCTTAAACTTGAGAGAATGAAATCACATCCATTCGATTGTGAAGGTTTTGGCCAATCTTTGATAAAACAACTATAACAAATGAAGCATTTTTAGAAAGCCAAAGCCCAGTCAAAGAACCGCTTTCGAATGGTGAGTCTTGGTAATCTCTGGCAAAAAATAACTGCTTGTTAAAATGGTCTTCTTCAGTTGACACACCAGTACATAGAGAAATTAGTGGTAAGATTTGCAGCACATCTGACATTCGATAATGTTGGGCTTGTATGTCAATGAAACATGAGATGTGACTAAATGCTCACAATGGTAAATTCAACAACATCGGAAAATACGCAATCTatagaaatacaaaaaaaatttgaaaaatgattGGGCTGCATTCTCCATATCAAGTGATTGCAACAAATACCGCAAATGCttgcataaatatttcattaattgaaattttagCCTGCTTCAAACAACTTTTGTTCTTCAACAAAGCAAggacaaattaaaaatatgaaaatgtttttaaggcCATTTAATTACCAAGCGAGCCAGAGAAAGGCGGGTGCAAGGTTGTATTGGTGTCGTGTGTTTGAGATCCCTGGTCCAGTGCTTGTTTTTTCACTTTATACCAAggaagataaaaaataaattaatatttgaCTTTGGACATGATTAACCATTGTGAGAGATAGGTGTGCGTTAGTGCGTGATTATATTGTGTTGATGTATAAATGGTGCAAACAAGTCGAAAATGTGACAACCCTAAAATAATAACCTCTGCAATGAATCTTAGTTgtcaaatattattttaacataATTTATCGCTAATTATATCGACATGAGTTATCTTGAAGTTTCCCTTCAACTGTGAGTTAAGAAGCTTCCACTGTCATAAATGCGTAAAAAGTGTCTTGCGCAATTCATCTCCGAATTTTGTGGCATTTTAAGCGACATTGGCATTTTTAGGAAGTTTTGTACAATGTTGGGTTTGTCGATAAATTTggttttagaaatatttaaatacaaaaaactttcacaaatgCTCTGGATTATGCAGATCAACGACAAATGCCTGgaacttcaaaaaaatttaaaagaaaaacaaaagaaaaaggaTGAGGAAATAGGTGGGTATTAAGTAGCATGACATTTAGTTTTCTCGTGATTTTGAGCTTTAGCAAGCAAAGCATGGAGAGATTTCTATCCACCATTTGGGAGGCTTCACTTCCTCCGTGGTCTTCCAAAGTGTGGATGAAAGACTTGGCCATTACTATAACCAATGATACAAGTGTTGCTATGGTTACAGATGTTGTGAGAAAGAAAAGAGTTCGGGTTAGCAATGCAACATGTTGTTACTATAGCAACAGCAAAGGAATGGATGACTTAACGAGTAAAATAGTTGAACAGATCTCAGACATTGAAGATATTGTGAAAGAAGGACGTACCGTGAGAGCTTGTCCGTATTACGCAACCAGGTGTCCCCTTGCATGTATGATGCTTGTTGGAAACGCTGAAGAGAAGTCAATATTCCATCTGCATTTTGAATAACAACAATcgtttattacatcacagaCGTGCTGTGAGCTTCAGCCAGCTTGTTGCTCTTCCGTATCAGACTCTCCTCCACAAACCGACTCGAATCGCGACTGGAATCAACTTAAAGAACTCGATCGTGATAATTGATGAAGCCCATAACCTGGTTGAGGCAATCAACAACATGTACAGTTGTCAGGTCCATGCCGTGACTTCTTTAAAGTCATCGATTTATCaacatcttataaacatttaataaaaaccCACATGTACATCCAACATTGATCGCATTTAACTACATGTTTGTGATGTTAAGTCCGATGGCAAACGATGACGTATTCTAGTATTTTGGTCTAGATGTTGTTGATTGACTGGATATTTATTGTTGATTTGATGCCAGGATGGGGATAGCATACGAGTTAAACCAATTTTAACTCAGACATGGATTTatcttaacttttttttgaagGTCTCTCTAAGGGAGGTGGAAAAATCTTTGAGCCAGTTGCAGCAATATGcacaaaagtttaacaaaagaTTGAAGGCAAAGAACCTGTTTTATGTGAAGCAGATATTGTTCATACTCCGCCATCTTGCCATGGTTATGGTGAAACAGAGACAGTCCACATCTCCAGGTACCACCCGCACTTTTACCCCCTGCTTCTAATAGAAACAATCCCTTAACTAGGTCATTATTTTGAGCAGCTGCACAGAGTGGTTCTTCACTTCTTTTGACGATCAACCAGTTTTTATTCAAAGCTTCCTTGGACAACATCAACTTCCACAAGGTGGCGCACAAGTTAAACAGGGAAGTACTTCCTAGCAAATAGTTTTCTAGCAAATGATATTTTTAGATCTTACGATATTGTCAACGCagcaaaatatcaaaaaagcTTAGTGGTTTCTTTGAAAAGATGGAATCAAATTCTAAGAAAACTACTTCTTATTCATCagttgcaacatttttagaaGAAAGCAAAAAGACAGGTATATCtactgtgatgtcataaaaaagtaattatGTGCTATttatatttgctttgttttttttagattCTAAACATTCTTTTGAAACATCTAATGACGTCATGATGAGATCACCATTAATGCGAATTGAATCTTTTCTCATGTCGCTGACGTCACCAGGTGAAGATGGTCGTATCGTGATATCCACGGATGGAGTGGGGGGGAGATGCTTGAAGTATGTCCTCATGAATCCAGCCTTCCACTTCAAAGATTTGCTGGAGGTAGGTTGGATGGGTCAGGCACATTCTGGGCAGGAATCA
Encoded here:
- the LOC143471095 gene encoding ATP-dependent DNA helicase DDX11-like isoform X1 gives rise to the protein MSHKEEVLSAPEEFPFPFEPYSIQKQFMTSLYSAIEERKIGIFESPTGTGKSLSLICGSLTWLKDHEEREERRIDAILSSGGRESASSSNLEKTGEDEPLWVKEFAEKNKISAEIKLARSMKERKTRSEKEMKMMQKNLKESKKQHGIKYGKRKLESNNDDEVLALMKQARMELEKKDLGCEEGVDEMYALDEYESDEDPESNKSNKEEEQEEEQDGVTRIYFCSRTHSQLTQFIHELKKSPYGKTCFSDFPLSVVSLASRKSFCINEDVKKLFSIQQINDKCLELQKNLKEKQKKKDEEIDVVRKKRVRVSNATCCYYSNSKGMDDLTSKIVEQISDIEDIVKEGRTVRACPYYATRRAVSFSQLVALPYQTLLHKPTRIATGINLKNSIVIIDEAHNLVEAINNMYSCQVSLREVEKSLSQLQQYAQKFNKRLKAKNLFYVKQILFILRHLAMVMVKQRQSTSPAAQSGSSLLLTINQFLFKASLDNINFHKILRYCQRSKISKKLSGFFEKMESNSKKTTSYSSVATFLEESKKTDSKHSFETSNDVMMRSPLMRIESFLMSLTSPGEDGRIVISTDGVGGRCLKYVLMNPAFHFKDLLEECRSVIVAGGTMQPSSCLIDQLIGQAEPLHRDRVFEFSCGHVIDGAKQLLPIALSSGPSGESFEFTFEKRTSLVLVDELGRLILNMINIIPGGLVCFFPSYKYEDFVYKRWQNTGLIEKLDAKKKIFREPKNSGDVDKVLIDYSKCIRRATAPTSKLTGALLLSIVGGKMSEGINFSDDLGRCVIMVGLPYPNLHSPELKEKMRYLDQNMRRDTDGRKGGQVHYENLCMKAVNQSIGRAIRHKYTALNKTILSNNYRTISLTRDDYAVLLLADLRYGKSSVSSKLPSWIGRQLRKVDRFGAAFGAVKKVIGQTILFCFFRRTALIYYFTSLVFQPENSSP
- the LOC143471095 gene encoding ATP-dependent DNA helicase DDX11-like isoform X2, with amino-acid sequence MSHKEEVLSAPEEFPFPFEPYSIQKQFMTSLYSAIEERKIGIFESPTGTGKSLSLICGSLTWLKDHEEREERRIDAILSSGGRESASSSNLEKTGEDEPLWVKEFAEKNKISAEIKLARSMKERKTRSEKEMKMMQKNLKESKKQHGIKYGKRKLESNNDDEVLALMKQARMELEKKDLGCEEGVDEMYALDEYESDEDPESNKSNKEEEQEEEQDGVTRIYFCSRTHSQLTQFIHELKKSPYGKTCFSDFPLSVVSLASRKSFCINEDVKKLFSIQQINDKCLELQKNLKEKQKKKDEEIDVVRKKRVRVSNATCCYYSNSKGMDDLTSKIVEQISDIEDIVKEGRTVRACPYYATRRAVSFSQLVALPYQTLLHKPTRIATGINLKNSIVIIDEAHNLVEAINNMYSCQVSLREVEKSLSQLQQYAQKFNKRLKAKNLFYVKQILFILRHLAMVMVKQRQSTSPAAQSGSSLLLTINQFLFKASLDNINFHKILRYCQRSKISKKLSGFFEKMESNSKKTTSYSSVATFLEESKKTDSKHSFETSNDVMMRSPLMRIESFLMSLTSPGEDGRIVISTDGVGGRCLKYVLMNPAFHFKDLLEECRSVIVAGGTMQPSSCLIDQLIGQAEPLHRDRVFEFSCGHVIDGAKQLLPIALSSGPSGESFEFTFEKRTSLVLVDELGRLILNMINIIPGGLVCFFPSYKYEDFVYKRWQNTGLIEKLDAKKKIFREPKNSGDVDKVLIDYSKCIRRATAPTSKLTGALLLSIVGGKMSEGINFSDDLGRCVIMVGLPYPNLHSPELKEKMRYLDQNMRRDTDGRKGGQVHYENLCMKAVNQSIGRAIRHKDDYAVLLLADLRYGKSSVSSKLPSWIGRQLRKVDRFGAAFGAVKKVIGQTILFCFFRRTALIYYFTSLVFQPENSSP